The Mobula birostris isolate sMobBir1 chromosome 6, sMobBir1.hap1, whole genome shotgun sequence genome has a window encoding:
- the kcnj15 gene encoding ATP-sensitive inward rectifier potassium channel 15 isoform X1 — protein METDLVLFFQSNLLSRSLLFKMDHSENISMIAPGIRRRVVSKSGHNNVKIDQVDGWAYLYLQDLWTTVIDMKWRYKLTLFTATFVMTWFLFGILWYAIAFVHGDLELLHPPANHTPCVVNIETLTGAFLFSLESQTTIGYGFRCITEECPFAIILLIAQLVITTLAEIFVTGTFLAKIARPKKRSETIRFSYHAAIAIRDNKLCLMLRVANMRKSLLLQCQLSGKFLHNHITEEGETIKLRQEHVDFQVDTGSVSPFLIFPLTFYHVIDEKSPLNRYTSANLRNTDFELVVILNATVESTGAACQIRTSYVPEEILWGYEFMPLMSLSPGGKYLVDFSFFDKLRKSSNPYFASNVLGYGDIDKLKLEEQYREDEQNNLISRIQTVQSNV, from the coding sequence ATCATTACTTTTCAAGATGGACCACTCTGAGAACATTAGCATGATCGCCCCAGGCATAAGACGTCGTGTTGTGTCAAAAAGCGGTCATAACAATGTGAAGATTGACCAAGTGGATGGCTGGGCTTATCTGTACCTACAGGATCTCTGGACCACTGTCATTGACATGAAATGGCGCTACAAACTAACTCTCTTCACGGCAACGTTTGTGATGACCTGGTTTCTTTTTGGGATTCTCTGGTATGCCATTGCATTTGTTCATGGAGATTTAGAGTTGCTTCACCCACCAGCTAACCACACACCATGTGTTGTGAACATCGAGACCTTAACAGGAGCATTCCTCTTTTCCCTTGAGTCCCAGACAACCATAGGATATGGTTTCCGGTGTATTACAGAGGAGTGCCCTTTTGCTATTATCCTGCTAATCGCTCAACTGGTCATCACCACATTGGCAGAGATCTTTGTCACGGGCACTTTTCTGGCTAAGATCGCAAGGCCAAAAAAGCGCTCGGAGACCATCAGGTTTAGCTATCATGCTGCCATTGCCATTAGGGACAACAAGCTCTGTCTCATGCTTCGCGTGGCAAACATGAGGAAAAGTCTCCTACTCCAGTGCCAGCTTTCCGGGAAATTCTTGCACAACCACATCACAGAGGAAGGAGAGACCATCAAACTCAGGCAGGAGCATGTGGATTTTCAAGTGGACACTGGCTCAGTCAGTCCATTCCTCATCTTTCCTTTGACTTTTTATCACGTAATTGACGAGAAAAGCCCTCTGAACAGGTATACGTCGGCTAATCTAAGGAACACTGACTTTGAGTTGGTTGTCATTTTAAATGCCACCGTGGAGTCAACAGGTGCTGCCTGCCAGATCAGAACCTCTTACGTGCCAGAGGAGATACTCTGGGGATATGAATTTATGCCTCTTATGTCACTCTCTCCTGGTGGGAAATACTTGGTTGACTTTAGTTTCTTCGATAAGCTCAGGAAGAGCTCAAACCCTTACTTTGCCTCAAATGTACTTGGATACGGGGACATTGATAAGCTAAAGCTTGAGGAACAATACAGAGAGGATGAACAGAACAATCTGATCAGTCGAATCCAAACTGTTCAGAGCAATGTCTAA
- the kcnj15 gene encoding ATP-sensitive inward rectifier potassium channel 15 isoform X2 yields the protein MDHSENISMIAPGIRRRVVSKSGHNNVKIDQVDGWAYLYLQDLWTTVIDMKWRYKLTLFTATFVMTWFLFGILWYAIAFVHGDLELLHPPANHTPCVVNIETLTGAFLFSLESQTTIGYGFRCITEECPFAIILLIAQLVITTLAEIFVTGTFLAKIARPKKRSETIRFSYHAAIAIRDNKLCLMLRVANMRKSLLLQCQLSGKFLHNHITEEGETIKLRQEHVDFQVDTGSVSPFLIFPLTFYHVIDEKSPLNRYTSANLRNTDFELVVILNATVESTGAACQIRTSYVPEEILWGYEFMPLMSLSPGGKYLVDFSFFDKLRKSSNPYFASNVLGYGDIDKLKLEEQYREDEQNNLISRIQTVQSNV from the coding sequence ATGGACCACTCTGAGAACATTAGCATGATCGCCCCAGGCATAAGACGTCGTGTTGTGTCAAAAAGCGGTCATAACAATGTGAAGATTGACCAAGTGGATGGCTGGGCTTATCTGTACCTACAGGATCTCTGGACCACTGTCATTGACATGAAATGGCGCTACAAACTAACTCTCTTCACGGCAACGTTTGTGATGACCTGGTTTCTTTTTGGGATTCTCTGGTATGCCATTGCATTTGTTCATGGAGATTTAGAGTTGCTTCACCCACCAGCTAACCACACACCATGTGTTGTGAACATCGAGACCTTAACAGGAGCATTCCTCTTTTCCCTTGAGTCCCAGACAACCATAGGATATGGTTTCCGGTGTATTACAGAGGAGTGCCCTTTTGCTATTATCCTGCTAATCGCTCAACTGGTCATCACCACATTGGCAGAGATCTTTGTCACGGGCACTTTTCTGGCTAAGATCGCAAGGCCAAAAAAGCGCTCGGAGACCATCAGGTTTAGCTATCATGCTGCCATTGCCATTAGGGACAACAAGCTCTGTCTCATGCTTCGCGTGGCAAACATGAGGAAAAGTCTCCTACTCCAGTGCCAGCTTTCCGGGAAATTCTTGCACAACCACATCACAGAGGAAGGAGAGACCATCAAACTCAGGCAGGAGCATGTGGATTTTCAAGTGGACACTGGCTCAGTCAGTCCATTCCTCATCTTTCCTTTGACTTTTTATCACGTAATTGACGAGAAAAGCCCTCTGAACAGGTATACGTCGGCTAATCTAAGGAACACTGACTTTGAGTTGGTTGTCATTTTAAATGCCACCGTGGAGTCAACAGGTGCTGCCTGCCAGATCAGAACCTCTTACGTGCCAGAGGAGATACTCTGGGGATATGAATTTATGCCTCTTATGTCACTCTCTCCTGGTGGGAAATACTTGGTTGACTTTAGTTTCTTCGATAAGCTCAGGAAGAGCTCAAACCCTTACTTTGCCTCAAATGTACTTGGATACGGGGACATTGATAAGCTAAAGCTTGAGGAACAATACAGAGAGGATGAACAGAACAATCTGATCAGTCGAATCCAAACTGTTCAGAGCAATGTCTAA